A genome region from Bradyrhizobium sp. WSM1417 includes the following:
- a CDS encoding biotin transporter BioY, translating to MWPIRPGETVGALRAVVLIALGTALMALSAKVNLPLPYVPMTLQTLVVLMIGAAYGWRLGSATMIAYLAEGAMGLPVFAGPVGGIAPLVGPTAGYLFGFIGAAFVTGWLAERGWDRSVTLLFAAMAVGHILILAAGFGWLAFGLGAAKAWQVGLMPFVAASLVKNALGATLMPAICRVVDRG from the coding sequence ATGTGGCCGATCCGGCCCGGTGAAACCGTCGGCGCCTTGCGCGCTGTCGTGCTGATTGCGCTCGGCACCGCCTTGATGGCGCTGTCGGCCAAGGTGAACCTGCCGCTGCCTTACGTGCCCATGACATTGCAGACGCTGGTCGTGTTGATGATCGGCGCCGCCTATGGCTGGCGGCTTGGCAGCGCAACCATGATCGCCTACCTCGCCGAGGGCGCAATGGGCCTGCCGGTGTTCGCCGGTCCGGTTGGTGGAATCGCACCGCTGGTCGGCCCGACCGCGGGCTATCTGTTCGGCTTCATTGGCGCCGCCTTCGTCACCGGCTGGCTCGCCGAGCGTGGCTGGGATCGCAGCGTAACGCTGCTGTTTGCGGCCATGGCCGTCGGCCACATCCTCATTCTGGCCGCGGGCTTTGGCTGGCTGGCCTTCGGCCTTGGCGCCGCAAAGGCGTGGCAGGTCGGCCTGATGCCATTCGTTGCGGCCTCGCTGGTCAAGAACGCGCTGGGCGCGACGTTGATGCCGGCGATATGCCGGGTGGTCGATCGCGGGTAA
- the accB gene encoding acetyl-CoA carboxylase biotin carboxyl carrier protein, with product MARQPDDKAAAKFSSEDSALVRELALLLDETSLSEIEIERAGLRLRVARNISVAATMPMQMAAAPAALPATTAAAAPAAADLSKHPGAVTSPMVGTAYWAPEPGAKPFIEVGSKVSVGQTLLIIEAMKTMNQIPSPRAGTVTQIVIEDGQPVEYGEPLVIIE from the coding sequence ATGGCGCGCCAGCCAGACGACAAAGCAGCCGCAAAGTTTTCCAGCGAGGATTCCGCCCTCGTCCGCGAGCTCGCCTTGCTGCTCGATGAGACCAGCCTCAGCGAAATCGAGATCGAGCGAGCCGGCCTGCGCCTGCGCGTCGCCCGCAACATCAGCGTTGCCGCGACCATGCCGATGCAGATGGCGGCCGCCCCCGCCGCGCTCCCGGCGACCACAGCTGCCGCCGCGCCTGCCGCTGCCGACCTGTCGAAGCATCCCGGCGCCGTGACCTCGCCGATGGTCGGCACCGCCTATTGGGCGCCGGAGCCCGGCGCCAAGCCGTTCATCGAGGTCGGCAGCAAGGTCTCGGTCGGCCAGACGCTGCTGATCATAGAAGCCATGAAGACCATGAACCAGATCCCCTCGCCGCGCGCCGGCACGGTGACGCAGATCGTGATCGAGGATGGCCAGCCGGTCGAATACGGCGAGCCGCTCGTGATCATTGAGTGA
- a CDS encoding dicarboxylate/amino acid:cation symporter, with product MTTTTMVGAPVAPPAAKPWYKVLYIQVLIAIVLGAIVGWLWPSVATNEWIKALGDGFIKLIKMVIAPIIFCTVVSGIAHIQDAKKVGRIGVKALVYFEIVSTFALVIGLVIGNLVKPGAGFGGAAANAQAVANYAKQAEGQKSVDFVLHIIPDTVVGAFAQGEILQVLLFSVLFGFAIMGLGERGHTIRSFIDDAAHAVFGVISIVMRAAPIGAFGAMAYTIGKFGTGAILNLIGLIATFYLTAALFVFVVLGIIARFAGFSIFKFLAYIKDELLIVLGTSSSESALPSLMEKLERLGCSKSVVGLVVPTGYSFNLDGTNIYMTLATLFIAQALGFDLTFGQQLTILVVAMLTSKGASGITGAGFITLAATLAVVDPRLVPGMAIVLGIDKFMSECRALTNLCGNGVACVIVAWWEGELDRDKLNANLAKQIDPTDMETAVTTD from the coding sequence ATGACGACGACAACGATGGTGGGGGCGCCGGTCGCGCCGCCCGCCGCCAAGCCGTGGTACAAGGTACTTTATATCCAGGTGCTGATCGCGATCGTGCTCGGCGCCATCGTCGGCTGGCTCTGGCCGTCAGTCGCCACCAACGAGTGGATCAAGGCACTCGGCGACGGCTTCATCAAGCTGATCAAGATGGTGATCGCGCCGATCATCTTCTGCACCGTTGTCTCGGGCATCGCCCATATCCAGGACGCCAAGAAGGTCGGCCGCATCGGCGTCAAGGCGCTAGTCTATTTCGAGATCGTCTCGACCTTCGCACTGGTGATCGGCCTGGTCATCGGCAATCTGGTGAAGCCGGGTGCGGGCTTCGGCGGCGCCGCCGCCAACGCGCAGGCCGTCGCCAACTACGCCAAACAGGCCGAAGGCCAGAAGTCGGTCGACTTCGTGCTGCACATCATTCCGGACACCGTCGTCGGCGCCTTCGCGCAAGGCGAGATCCTGCAGGTGCTGCTGTTCTCGGTGCTGTTCGGCTTCGCCATCATGGGGCTCGGCGAACGCGGCCACACCATCCGCAGCTTCATCGACGACGCCGCGCATGCGGTGTTCGGCGTCATCTCCATCGTGATGCGCGCGGCGCCGATCGGCGCCTTCGGCGCGATGGCCTACACCATCGGCAAGTTCGGCACCGGGGCGATCCTCAACCTGATCGGCCTGATCGCGACGTTCTACCTGACCGCGGCGCTGTTCGTGTTCGTCGTGCTCGGAATCATCGCGCGCTTCGCCGGCTTCTCCATCTTCAAGTTTCTCGCCTACATCAAGGACGAGCTGCTGATCGTGCTCGGCACCTCGTCCTCGGAAAGCGCGTTGCCGTCCTTGATGGAAAAGCTCGAGCGCCTCGGCTGCTCGAAGTCGGTGGTCGGCCTCGTGGTGCCCACGGGCTATTCGTTCAATCTCGACGGCACCAACATCTACATGACTCTGGCGACCCTGTTCATCGCGCAGGCGCTGGGCTTCGATCTCACCTTCGGCCAGCAGCTCACCATCCTGGTAGTGGCGATGCTGACCTCGAAGGGCGCCTCCGGTATCACGGGCGCGGGCTTCATCACGCTGGCGGCGACGCTCGCCGTGGTCGATCCGCGCCTCGTGCCGGGCATGGCGATTGTGCTCGGCATCGACAAGTTCATGAGCGAGTGCCGCGCGCTGACCAATCTGTGCGGCAACGGCGTTGCCTGCGTGATCGTCGCCTGGTGGGAGGGCGAGCTCGATCGCGACAAGCTCAACGCCAACCTCGCCAAGCAGATCGATCCGACCGACATGGAAACGGCCGTCACGACGGATTGA
- a CDS encoding DUF1236 domain-containing protein → MSNRFMISVATLALVAGTGLANAQGTMNRDSGGGAGSAQMQHSQPSGGAAERGGSMGKDSAHEKGTVGQAGGSSSMKSGTSAEDKSSGASKDEHSGREMNKNAAEDKSGATKGQHTDDRAQGQQDKSKSMSQDTSKDSTKSGTKDQKDTKAEGTKSGASSTNNADNQKGTDTRTNQNAQGQTGTSTNQNAQGQSSTNTTVGQAGAGAKLSTEQRTQITSVIREEHVRPVTNVNFSISVGTRIPREGIELHTLPSRVVTIYPEWRTYRYVLVKDEIVIINPDTYEIVAVLNT, encoded by the coding sequence ATGTCTAACCGCTTTATGATCTCGGTTGCCACACTCGCGCTCGTCGCGGGCACCGGTCTGGCGAACGCACAGGGCACCATGAACCGCGACAGCGGTGGCGGCGCCGGTAGTGCGCAGATGCAGCATTCGCAGCCTTCCGGCGGCGCCGCCGAACGCGGCGGCTCGATGGGTAAGGACTCCGCCCATGAGAAGGGCACCGTCGGCCAGGCTGGCGGCTCCAGCAGCATGAAGTCCGGCACATCCGCCGAGGACAAGTCCTCCGGCGCGAGCAAGGACGAGCACTCCGGCCGCGAGATGAACAAGAACGCGGCTGAGGACAAGTCCGGCGCCACCAAGGGCCAGCACACTGACGACCGCGCGCAGGGTCAGCAGGACAAGTCCAAGAGCATGAGCCAGGACACGAGCAAGGACTCGACCAAGTCCGGCACCAAGGACCAGAAGGACACGAAGGCTGAGGGCACCAAGAGCGGCGCCAGCAGCACCAACAATGCCGACAACCAGAAGGGCACCGACACGCGCACCAACCAGAACGCGCAGGGCCAGACCGGCACCAGCACGAACCAGAACGCGCAGGGTCAGAGCAGCACCAACACGACTGTCGGCCAGGCCGGCGCCGGCGCCAAGCTCTCGACCGAGCAGCGCACGCAGATCACCTCGGTGATCCGCGAGGAGCACGTGCGTCCGGTGACCAACGTGAACTTCTCGATCTCGGTCGGCACCCGCATTCCGCGCGAGGGCATCGAGCTGCACACCCTGCCGTCCCGCGTCGTGACGATCTATCCGGAATGGCGGACCTATCGCTACGTCCTGGTCAAGGACGAGATCGTTATCATCAATCCGGACACCTATGAGATCGTGGCTGTCCTGAACACCTGA
- a CDS encoding DsbA family protein, with translation MPSLRLLAPALFALAMFGAAAPASADSFSDAQRTDIEVIIKNYLVTHPEVLEEAMAELTKRQAAAETQKHEASVAQNSDAIFNSPRQVVLGNKDGDVTFVEFFDYNCGYCKRAMDDMLTLMKADPKLKVVLKEFPVLSQGSVEAAQVAVAVRMQDPSGKKYLDFHQKLLGGRGAADKARALQAAKEAGLDVAKIEKDIGSAEVRSTIEENFKLAEAMGMNGTPSYVIGKQIVVGAVGVDSLKEKIAVARCGKATC, from the coding sequence ATGCCTTCGCTGCGCCTGCTTGCTCCCGCGCTGTTTGCGCTCGCCATGTTCGGCGCAGCCGCGCCCGCGTCGGCCGACAGCTTCTCCGATGCCCAGCGCACGGACATCGAGGTGATCATCAAGAACTATCTCGTCACCCATCCCGAGGTGCTCGAGGAAGCGATGGCCGAGCTCACCAAGCGCCAGGCCGCGGCCGAGACGCAGAAGCACGAGGCCAGCGTCGCGCAGAATTCCGACGCGATCTTCAACTCGCCGCGCCAGGTCGTGCTCGGCAACAAGGACGGCGACGTCACCTTCGTCGAGTTCTTCGACTACAATTGCGGCTACTGCAAGCGGGCGATGGACGACATGCTCACCCTCATGAAGGCTGATCCGAAGCTGAAGGTGGTGCTGAAGGAATTTCCGGTGCTGAGCCAGGGCTCGGTCGAAGCAGCCCAGGTCGCCGTCGCCGTGCGCATGCAGGATCCCTCCGGCAAGAAATATCTCGATTTCCATCAGAAGCTGCTCGGCGGCCGTGGCGCGGCCGACAAGGCGCGCGCGCTTCAGGCGGCCAAGGAAGCCGGTCTCGACGTCGCGAAGATCGAGAAGGACATCGGCAGCGCCGAGGTGCGCAGCACCATCGAGGAGAACTTCAAGCTCGCCGAAGCAATGGGCATGAACGGCACGCCCAGCTACGTGATCGGCAAGCAGATCGTGGTCGGCGCCGTCGGTGTCGATAGCCTGAAGGAAAAGATCGCTGTGGCCCGCTGCGGCAAAGCGACCTGCTAA
- a CDS encoding M48 family metalloprotease — translation MLFQIALRKTATALTSLVAAAAIALTPFSAAHAQAKGPPVLRDTETEQLLREYTRPILRAAGLEKQNIQMVIVNEGSFNAFVADGRRIFVNYGAILQSETPNQIIGVLAHETGHLAGGHLSKLREQLANAQTQMIIAMLLGAGAMAVGSTRGSGSAGNNGLANAGAAALAGPQEMIRRTLLSYQRQQEENADRAGVKFLTATQQSPKGMYETFKRFTSESLFAARGADPYLQSHPMPAERVASLQEFASSSPYWDKKDDPALQLRHDMVRAKISAFMERPETVYRRYPLTNDSMPARYARAISTYLHGDLRSALTQIDALIQVQPNNAYFYEVRGQALLEGGKPAEAIPALRKAVALSNNAPLIEMLLGQALVGSDNKAYTDDAVRILRAAVAREPEAILGYMQLAMAYGRKGDYAEADLASAQAAYLRGDNKTARELATRAKTRFAVGTPGWVKADDIVASKPPRN, via the coding sequence ATGTTGTTCCAGATCGCATTGCGCAAGACGGCCACCGCCCTCACCTCCCTCGTCGCGGCGGCTGCGATCGCGCTGACGCCGTTCTCGGCCGCGCATGCGCAGGCCAAGGGGCCGCCGGTCCTGCGGGACACCGAGACCGAGCAGTTGCTGCGCGAATACACGCGCCCGATCCTGCGCGCCGCCGGTCTGGAAAAGCAGAACATCCAGATGGTGATCGTCAACGAGGGCTCGTTCAACGCGTTCGTCGCCGATGGCCGCCGCATCTTCGTCAATTACGGTGCGATCCTCCAGTCGGAGACGCCGAACCAGATCATCGGCGTGCTCGCGCACGAGACCGGGCATCTGGCCGGCGGCCATCTGTCCAAGCTGCGCGAGCAGCTCGCCAACGCCCAGACCCAGATGATCATCGCGATGCTGCTCGGCGCCGGCGCGATGGCCGTGGGCAGCACCCGCGGCAGTGGCAGCGCCGGCAACAATGGCCTTGCCAATGCCGGAGCCGCTGCCCTCGCCGGCCCCCAGGAGATGATCCGCCGGACGTTGCTGTCCTACCAGCGGCAGCAGGAGGAGAACGCCGATCGCGCCGGCGTGAAATTCCTGACTGCGACCCAGCAATCGCCGAAGGGCATGTACGAGACGTTCAAGCGCTTCACCAGCGAGAGCCTGTTCGCGGCACGCGGCGCCGATCCCTATCTCCAGTCGCACCCGATGCCCGCCGAGCGCGTCGCTTCCTTGCAAGAGTTCGCCAGCTCCAGCCCTTATTGGGACAAGAAGGACGATCCCGCGCTCCAGCTCCGCCACGACATGGTGCGCGCCAAGATCTCCGCCTTCATGGAGCGGCCGGAGACGGTGTATCGCCGCTATCCCCTGACCAACGACAGCATGCCGGCGCGCTACGCCCGCGCCATCAGCACCTATCTGCACGGGGATTTGCGCAGCGCGCTCACCCAGATCGACGCGCTGATCCAGGTCCAGCCCAACAATGCGTATTTTTACGAGGTGCGCGGCCAGGCCCTGTTGGAGGGCGGCAAGCCGGCCGAGGCGATCCCTGCCCTGCGCAAGGCTGTCGCACTCTCGAACAACGCGCCCCTCATCGAGATGTTACTTGGGCAGGCTCTGGTTGGGTCCGATAATAAGGCCTACACCGATGACGCCGTTCGGATTCTCCGGGCCGCGGTCGCACGGGAACCGGAGGCCATTCTCGGCTACATGCAGCTCGCGATGGCCTATGGCCGGAAGGGCGACTATGCCGAGGCCGATCTGGCGTCGGCGCAGGCCGCTTATCTGCGCGGCGACAACAAGACCGCCCGCGAGCTTGCGACGCGCGCGAAAACCCGTTTCGCCGTCGGCACGCCTGGATGGGTCAAGGCCGACGACATCGTGGCGTCGAAACCGCCACGCAACTGA
- a CDS encoding pyridoxal phosphate-dependent aminotransferase → MHDATLRNRLGQWLAPSRRSDVPPFMVMDVMAAAARIEAAGGHVIHMEVGQPAAGAPKTAIVAAHAALEAGRIDYTSALGIPSLRARIARHYRDAYGCDVSPERIVVTTGSSGGFILAFLAMFEPGDRVAVTVPGYPPYRHILTALGCEPVLIETTNETRHALTGEALLAAHRKAPLKGVLVGSPANPTGTMMSREALAGLIAAAEGAGIRFISDEIYHGLDYAFPAVTAAALSDDALVINSFSKYFCMTGWRVGWMVVPEILVRPIERLQQNLSISVPSLSQIAAEAAFDGAAEMEEIKHGYQENRRILIEGLPKAGLTRFLPADGAFYLYADVSDFTSDSFEFAKQMLEQAHVAVTPGLDFDPIHGRSFIRLSYARSAAEMREAVDRIAHWLK, encoded by the coding sequence ATGCACGATGCGACATTGAGGAACCGGTTGGGGCAGTGGCTCGCGCCCTCCCGCCGCAGTGATGTTCCCCCGTTCATGGTGATGGACGTGATGGCCGCGGCGGCCCGGATCGAGGCGGCCGGAGGCCATGTCATCCACATGGAGGTTGGCCAGCCCGCCGCCGGCGCGCCGAAGACCGCGATTGTTGCCGCCCATGCGGCGCTCGAGGCGGGGCGGATTGATTATACCTCAGCGCTCGGCATCCCCTCCTTGCGCGCGCGCATCGCGCGGCATTATCGCGATGCCTATGGCTGTGACGTCAGCCCCGAGCGGATCGTGGTGACCACCGGCTCCTCCGGCGGGTTCATTCTGGCATTCCTCGCGATGTTCGAGCCGGGCGACCGCGTTGCAGTAACGGTGCCGGGTTATCCGCCGTACCGTCATATCCTCACCGCGCTCGGTTGCGAGCCGGTGCTGATCGAGACCACGAACGAGACGCGCCATGCGCTGACAGGCGAGGCGCTGCTGGCCGCCCATCGCAAGGCGCCGCTGAAGGGCGTGCTGGTCGGCAGCCCCGCCAATCCGACCGGGACGATGATGTCCCGCGAGGCGCTCGCCGGCCTGATCGCTGCGGCGGAAGGCGCGGGCATCCGTTTCATCTCGGACGAGATCTATCATGGGCTCGACTATGCGTTTCCCGCGGTGACGGCGGCGGCGCTGTCGGACGACGCGCTCGTGATCAACTCGTTCTCGAAGTATTTCTGCATGACGGGCTGGCGCGTCGGCTGGATGGTCGTGCCCGAGATTCTGGTGCGGCCGATCGAGCGGCTGCAGCAGAACCTGTCGATCTCGGTGCCGTCACTGTCGCAGATCGCGGCCGAAGCGGCCTTCGATGGCGCGGCCGAGATGGAGGAGATCAAGCACGGCTATCAGGAAAACCGGCGCATCCTGATCGAGGGATTGCCCAAGGCCGGCCTGACCAGGTTTCTGCCGGCTGACGGCGCATTCTATCTCTATGCGGACGTCTCGGACTTCACCTCCGACAGTTTCGAGTTCGCCAAGCAGATGCTCGAACAGGCCCATGTCGCGGTCACGCCGGGGCTCGACTTCGATCCCATTCATGGTCGTTCATTCATACGGCTCTCTTATGCGCGTTCGGCTGCGGAGATGCGGGAAGCAGTTGACCGGATCGCTCACTGGCTTAAATAG
- the aroQ gene encoding type II 3-dehydroquinate dehydratase — protein sequence MAEPATDTILVLNGPNLNMLGTREPEKYGHASLADVEALCRETAATFGLKADCRQSNREGELIDFIHEAHARKMKGIIINAGGYSHTSIALHDALLAVQIPTVEVHVTNIHARENFRHHSYTARAAFASLCGFGIEGYRLAIQGLAAKLGIKPKA from the coding sequence ATGGCCGAACCAGCAACCGACACGATCCTTGTCCTGAACGGGCCGAACCTCAACATGTTGGGGACACGCGAGCCCGAGAAATACGGGCATGCGTCGCTGGCCGACGTCGAGGCACTGTGCCGGGAGACGGCGGCGACGTTCGGTCTCAAGGCCGACTGCCGGCAGTCCAACCGCGAAGGCGAGCTGATCGACTTCATCCACGAGGCACACGCCCGCAAGATGAAGGGCATCATCATCAACGCCGGCGGCTATTCGCACACATCGATCGCGCTTCACGACGCGCTGCTCGCGGTGCAGATCCCGACGGTCGAGGTGCACGTCACCAACATCCACGCCCGCGAGAATTTTCGTCATCACTCCTACACCGCGCGCGCGGCCTTCGCCTCGCTCTGCGGTTTCGGCATCGAGGGCTACCGCCTCGCCATCCAGGGCCTTGCCGCCAAGCTCGGCATCAAGCCCAAAGCCTGA